DNA sequence from the Prolixibacter sp. SD074 genome:
ATTTGAACTGGCATCCATTTTTGTCATTGGTATCTCTGCCTGGTACATTCTAAAAAAGAGAGAAGTTATTTTTGCCCGGAAAAGTATCCTGGTTTCAGCTGTTTTCGGTCTGATCAGCTCCGTTTTTGTGATTGGTTTCGGTCATTTCTCAACACAGCAGGTAGCCTACCACCAGCCTATGAAACTGGCTGCCATGGAAGGTCTTTACCAAGGTAAGAATGGTCCCGGCCTGATTGCTATGGGAGTACTTTCTACCAAACAATCTGATCCTGAATATAAGCAACTGAAGAATTTCCTTTTTAGGGTCGAAATTCCCAGGGGCCTTTCTCTTCTCGCGTATTTTAATACCACCCAGTTTATGCCAGGAATTAAAGATTTACTGAATGGAAATAGTGAACACAATATTTTATCGGCCCCTGAAAAGATTGTCCGGGGGAAGGAGGCCATCCAGCTTTTGAAGGATTATAAGATGGCTCTGGACAACGGGAACGCTGATGAGGCTACTCAGTTACGGGCAAAATTTATGTCTGACGATTTCCAGAAGAATTACTTCAAATATTTCGGGTATGGATATCTTAAGAGCCCAACTGATTTGATTCCCAGTATTCCTATGGTATTCTATAGTTTCCGCATCATGGTAATGTTGGGGACTTATTTTGTTTTCTTCTTCTTGTTTGCCTTTCTATGGGTTACCAGAGGCACACTCGATAAGAAGAAATGGTTCCTTCGGTTGGCAATTATTACCATGCCGCTGGCTTACATAGCCTCGATGTCAGGTTGGACATTGGCCGAGGTTGGCCGTCAGCCTTGGGTAATTCAGGATCTGTTGCCAACGGTGGCAGCTGTGTCGCATATCAATGCGAGCGCTGTTCAGGTAACTTTCTGGCTGTTTGCCTTTGTATTCACGCTGCTGTTGATTGCCGAGGTGAAAATTATGGCGAAACAAATTAAAATCGGACCTAAAGACGGAGGACACTAACCATGTTTGAATCAATGAGTTATTTAACCCTCCAGCACTATTGGTGGGCCATCATATCACTTTTAGCTGCGTTACTTGTTTTCCTGATGTTTGTTCAGGGAGGCCAGACGCTGATTTACCGGCTGGGAAAAACCAGCAACGAGCGTACCATGATTGTCAACGCGCTTGGTCGCAAGTGGGAGTTTACGTTTACCACGCTGGTAACTTTTGGCGGGGCACTTTTCGCTTCGTTCCCGCTTTTCTATTCTACCAGCTTTGGCGGAGCCTACTGGGCCTGGATGGCCTTGTTATTTGCCTTTATCATTCAGGCTGTTTCGTATGAATTTCGGAGCCGGCCAAGTAATTTCCTGGGCAAGCGCACTTTCGACGTGTTCCTGTTTGTTAACGGATTGCTGGGAACCGTGCTCCTTGGCGTGGTAGTTGGAACATTCTTCAACGGAGCCAACTTCTCGGTTAGCAACATGAACCTATCGCAATGGGAAAATCCGGCACACGGCCTGGAAGCTGTTTTGACATTCAGCAACGTGGCATTGGGACTTGCAATATTTTTCCTGGCAAGAGTTCTGTCCCTTCTGTATTTCATGAACAGCATCGACCACGAAACTATTTTTCGGAATGCCAAGAAACAGTTGCTGTATAATACCATTCCATTTTTGGTATTCTTCCTCTACTTCGTGGTTCGTTTGCTTCTCATTAAAGGTTTTGCTTACGACCCCAAAACGTTTGAGGTATCGATGGAGCCATACAAGTACCTGCACAACTTTCTGCAGATGCCGGTAGTACTGATTATCTTCCTTGTTGGTGTAGTCGGGGTGCTTTGGGGCATCATCAGTTCGCTGTTGAAAGACAAAACCAATGGAATCTGGTACGCCGGGATCGGAACAGTGCTCACCATATTTGCCCTGATGTTGGTTGCCGGTTACAATAACACCTGCTGCTATCCGTCGAATTTCGATTTGCAATCGTCGTTGACCATTGTAAATAGTTCATCATCGAAATATACCCTGACAGTGATGAGTTACGTTTCGTTGATGCTTCCTTTTGTACTGGCATATATTTGGTATGCCTGGAAAGCCATTAACCGCGAGAAAATCACCGAATCGGAAATTACCGGCGAGGGCGAAGGTCATGTTTATTAAACCCAAAAATTTTAGTTTATGTATTTGGAATCGATATTATGGTTGTTAAGCTGGCCGATACTTATCTACATCAGCTTGAAAGCAGTGCAGTATGCGCTCAAAAAATATGAGCATAAACTGGAGGAGGAATAATCCGGTTTGTATAAAATTATTCAAGGGCTGTCTTTGCGAAGATGGCCCTTTTTAGTTTGCAGAATTATTTATGAGGGAACAATAGGTAAGTAGCTTATTCCTGCTTTCGGGGGAAAGATTTTACGGAAATAACTGTTCGGCATAAAAGGGAATGAAACAACTTTCCTACAGGTAAAGAAACCAGCAATGAAGCTCAAACAGACTTCTTCAGGCTAAGGGTGAAAGAGATAAGGATATACAATAAAATGGAAAGCGTGATGCCATAGAAGCTGAAGAAATAGGTAAGCACAAGAACCATTAGCAGGAACAGGTAGCGTACCTGGTTACCACTCCATTTCAGGTTCTTAATCTTCAGTGAAAACATGGGTATTTCGGAAACGAGCAACAGCGACATCACTATCGTGAAAAAAAACAAACTGTAAGGCGAGAGCAGTATCCCGTCTAATACAGGCCTGTTTCCGTTTTCGGCAATCAGCGCCAGCGAAGCAAAAAAGATAGCATTGGCAGGTGTTGGCAACCCGATAAATGAGGTTGTTTGACGGTCATCGATATTGAATTTCGCCAGCCGCAACCCTGACATTACCGGTATAAAGAATGCGCTGAGTAAGAATACCCAGGTCAGCCATCCACCCGATGTCCCCACTAATGAAGATACATTACCAAATAGCGCGTATTTCTGTAACGTTAGCACCATCATTCCGGGAGCCAGTCCGAATGATATCATATCAGCCAGTGAGTCCAGCTCTTTCCCGATAGGAGAATATGTTTTCAGTAAGCGGGCGCTCATTCCGTCGAAAAAGTCAAATACGGCGGCCAGAAACATCGTCAGCACGGCCAGGTTAATGTGCCCTTCGAGGGCAAACATAACAGAAAGACTACCACTGACAATATTAAGCGAAGTAACAAAATTCGGAATGTGTTTTCGCATGATTACCTGAGCTTTTTGACGCGTTATTTCAGTTTAGCCAGAACGGTTTGACTTCCGGTAACGGCTTCGCACATGTCGGCTGTTATTTCAGTGCCAACAGGTAGGAACAGATCCACTCGGGAACCGAATTTAATGAAACCGAGTTCACCTCCTTGATCCATCGTGTCACCTTCTTTGGCGTAGGTAACAACCCTTTTGGCCATGGCGCCGGCAATTTGCCGGACCAAAATTTCGGTACCATCTTCCATTTGAATAACGGTTGTGGTCCGTTCATTATCGGTTGATGATTTCGGCAGGT
Encoded proteins:
- a CDS encoding cytochrome ubiquinol oxidase subunit I; translated protein: MNELLDLSLVDWSRAQFALTAMYHWLFVPLTLGITFILAIMETIYVKTGNPEWKKITKFWMKVFGINFAIGVATGIILEFEFGTNWSTYSWFVGDIFGAPLAIEGIMAFFMESTFIAVMFFGWEKVSKRFHLVSTWLTALGANLSALWILVANGWMQFPVGMQFNPDTARNEMVNFWDVFLSPVATSKFLHTIFSGFELASIFVIGISAWYILKKREVIFARKSILVSAVFGLISSVFVIGFGHFSTQQVAYHQPMKLAAMEGLYQGKNGPGLIAMGVLSTKQSDPEYKQLKNFLFRVEIPRGLSLLAYFNTTQFMPGIKDLLNGNSEHNILSAPEKIVRGKEAIQLLKDYKMALDNGNADEATQLRAKFMSDDFQKNYFKYFGYGYLKSPTDLIPSIPMVFYSFRIMVMLGTYFVFFFLFAFLWVTRGTLDKKKWFLRLAIITMPLAYIASMSGWTLAEVGRQPWVIQDLLPTVAAVSHINASAVQVTFWLFAFVFTLLLIAEVKIMAKQIKIGPKDGGH
- a CDS encoding cytochrome d ubiquinol oxidase subunit II; protein product: MSYLTLQHYWWAIISLLAALLVFLMFVQGGQTLIYRLGKTSNERTMIVNALGRKWEFTFTTLVTFGGALFASFPLFYSTSFGGAYWAWMALLFAFIIQAVSYEFRSRPSNFLGKRTFDVFLFVNGLLGTVLLGVVVGTFFNGANFSVSNMNLSQWENPAHGLEAVLTFSNVALGLAIFFLARVLSLLYFMNSIDHETIFRNAKKQLLYNTIPFLVFFLYFVVRLLLIKGFAYDPKTFEVSMEPYKYLHNFLQMPVVLIIFLVGVVGVLWGIISSLLKDKTNGIWYAGIGTVLTIFALMLVAGYNNTCCYPSNFDLQSSLTIVNSSSSKYTLTVMSYVSLMLPFVLAYIWYAWKAINREKITESEITGEGEGHVY
- a CDS encoding phosphatidylcholine/phosphatidylserine synthase, with translation MRKHIPNFVTSLNIVSGSLSVMFALEGHINLAVLTMFLAAVFDFFDGMSARLLKTYSPIGKELDSLADMISFGLAPGMMVLTLQKYALFGNVSSLVGTSGGWLTWVFLLSAFFIPVMSGLRLAKFNIDDRQTTSFIGLPTPANAIFFASLALIAENGNRPVLDGILLSPYSLFFFTIVMSLLLVSEIPMFSLKIKNLKWSGNQVRYLFLLMVLVLTYFFSFYGITLSILLYILISFTLSLKKSV